The Longimicrobium sp. genome has a segment encoding these proteins:
- a CDS encoding FAD-binding and (Fe-S)-binding domain-containing protein, with translation MPLPVVQNDPRAAKLERALKEKVRGEVRFDAKSRLLYSTDASLYQLLPVGVVVPREAADVEATVKLATEAGVAILPRGGGTALAGQTVGTALVMDFSKYMNRVIEIDPDRRRARVEPGLRLDRLNRAAAPYGLHFGPDPATIRQCALGGMIGNNSCGARSLVYGKTGDHVHSLECITADGRCAHFGSVAREEVAQMPGLEGEIARSVLGILEPERERILARYPKIPRRVSGYNFDAMLEGDTLNLAQLIVGSEGTLATVVEAELGLVPVPPARSLVLLSFRERFTSMDAVPAILLERGLSALEIVDSRVLQGARSLIEFRDTAAMAAPDALGVLFCEFSGDSPEEVAGLAHDFAARAKTLPGAPQANAYLTAREQLAAWALRQAATGLLYLTTPNKNIKPQEFVEDTGVPPERLGDYTRRFEEIVNRHGTTTGYFGHAGQGCLHIRVDLDLKRGEDVQRMQGIAHDIAELVVEFGGSLSGEHGDGLSRSEFLPLMFGPEIIRLHQEVKRVFDPEGRMNPGGKIVPPYQRMSENLRFDAVAHAGAPETWFDYSADGGWDVAVEKCNGMGVCRKLDTGTMCPSHMVTLEEQHATRGRANALREAMRGNLPGMKSEAVMEALDLCLGCKACKTECPVGVDMARYKVEYLAQHYRETGTPRDALFFGRIRDFARAGSLAPGLANLGSRLMGGAIKGIGRMDPRRELPPLAREPFRRAWRPKPSAGRPTVILLDDTFHNFFQPGPLHATATVLERAGFEVKLPRKSVCCGRAAISNGLLDHGRALQTELLETLLPEVEAGAMVVGVEPSCILTLRDELPDLVRDPRAKALASASVMLEEFLAALPDWRPGRLERRAVVHGHCHQKAIVGMGPTNEVLGRVEGLEFSVLDSGCCGMAGSFGYERGHYEVSKACGERVLFPAVRAAEADDLVVAPGFSCRHQIADFCDGRPTLHTAELLAMAEGAGTGGGR, from the coding sequence TTGCCCCTCCCCGTCGTCCAGAACGATCCGCGCGCGGCGAAGCTCGAGCGCGCGCTCAAGGAAAAGGTGCGCGGCGAGGTGCGCTTCGACGCCAAGTCGCGCCTCCTGTACAGCACCGATGCGTCGCTCTACCAACTCCTCCCCGTGGGCGTGGTGGTGCCCAGGGAAGCGGCGGACGTGGAAGCGACGGTGAAGCTGGCGACCGAGGCCGGGGTCGCCATCCTGCCGCGCGGCGGGGGTACGGCGCTCGCGGGGCAGACTGTGGGCACGGCGCTGGTGATGGACTTCAGCAAGTACATGAACCGGGTGATCGAGATCGACCCGGATCGCAGGCGGGCACGCGTGGAGCCGGGGCTGCGGCTGGACCGGCTCAACCGCGCCGCGGCGCCGTACGGGCTCCACTTCGGGCCCGATCCGGCCACCATCCGCCAGTGCGCGCTGGGCGGGATGATCGGCAACAACTCGTGCGGCGCTCGCTCGCTGGTCTACGGCAAGACGGGCGACCACGTGCACTCGCTGGAGTGCATCACCGCCGACGGCCGCTGCGCCCACTTCGGCTCCGTCGCGCGCGAGGAGGTTGCGCAGATGCCCGGGCTGGAGGGGGAGATCGCCCGCTCCGTCCTCGGCATCCTGGAGCCGGAGCGCGAGCGCATCCTCGCCCGCTATCCAAAGATCCCGCGCCGCGTCTCGGGCTACAACTTCGACGCGATGCTGGAGGGCGACACCCTCAACCTCGCGCAGCTCATCGTCGGCTCCGAGGGGACGCTTGCCACGGTGGTGGAGGCCGAGTTGGGGCTGGTTCCCGTGCCGCCCGCGCGGTCGCTCGTGCTGCTCTCCTTCCGCGAGCGCTTCACCTCGATGGACGCCGTCCCCGCCATCCTGCTGGAGCGCGGGCTTTCGGCGCTGGAGATCGTGGACAGCCGGGTGCTGCAGGGCGCTCGCTCGCTGATCGAGTTCCGCGACACCGCCGCCATGGCTGCGCCGGACGCGCTGGGCGTCCTCTTCTGCGAGTTCAGCGGCGACTCGCCCGAGGAGGTCGCCGGGCTGGCGCACGACTTCGCGGCGCGGGCGAAGACGCTTCCCGGCGCGCCCCAGGCCAACGCGTACCTCACCGCGCGCGAGCAGCTGGCGGCGTGGGCGTTGAGGCAGGCCGCGACGGGGCTTCTCTACCTCACGACGCCCAACAAGAACATCAAGCCGCAGGAGTTTGTCGAGGACACCGGCGTGCCCCCCGAGCGGCTGGGCGACTACACGCGCCGCTTCGAAGAGATCGTCAACCGCCACGGCACCACCACGGGGTACTTCGGGCACGCGGGGCAGGGATGCCTGCACATCCGCGTGGACCTGGACCTGAAGCGCGGCGAGGACGTCCAGCGGATGCAGGGGATCGCGCACGACATCGCCGAGCTGGTGGTGGAGTTCGGCGGCTCCCTCTCCGGCGAGCACGGCGACGGGCTGTCGCGCAGCGAGTTCCTCCCGCTGATGTTCGGGCCGGAGATCATCCGCCTGCACCAGGAGGTCAAGCGCGTCTTCGATCCCGAGGGGCGGATGAACCCCGGCGGCAAGATCGTGCCGCCCTACCAGCGCATGTCCGAGAACCTGCGCTTCGACGCCGTGGCCCACGCCGGCGCACCCGAAACCTGGTTCGACTACTCGGCCGACGGCGGGTGGGACGTGGCGGTGGAGAAGTGCAACGGGATGGGCGTCTGCCGCAAGCTGGACACGGGGACGATGTGCCCCTCGCACATGGTGACGCTGGAGGAGCAGCACGCCACCCGCGGACGCGCCAACGCCCTGCGCGAGGCGATGCGCGGCAACCTGCCGGGGATGAAGAGCGAGGCGGTGATGGAGGCGCTCGACCTCTGCCTGGGGTGCAAGGCGTGCAAGACGGAGTGCCCCGTCGGCGTGGACATGGCGCGCTACAAGGTGGAGTACCTTGCCCAGCACTACCGCGAGACGGGTACGCCGCGGGACGCGCTCTTCTTCGGCCGCATCCGCGACTTCGCGCGCGCGGGCAGCCTGGCGCCTGGCCTCGCCAACCTGGGAAGCCGGCTGATGGGCGGCGCCATCAAGGGGATCGGGCGCATGGACCCGCGCCGCGAGCTTCCGCCGCTGGCCCGCGAGCCGTTCCGCCGCGCGTGGCGGCCGAAGCCGTCCGCGGGGCGCCCCACGGTGATCCTGCTGGACGACACCTTTCACAACTTCTTCCAGCCCGGCCCTCTGCACGCCACCGCAACCGTGCTGGAGCGCGCGGGCTTCGAAGTGAAGCTGCCGAGGAAGTCCGTCTGCTGCGGCCGCGCCGCCATCTCCAACGGCCTCCTCGACCACGGCCGCGCCCTGCAGACGGAGCTGCTGGAGACGCTCCTTCCAGAGGTGGAGGCGGGGGCGATGGTCGTGGGGGTGGAGCCGAGCTGCATCCTCACCCTGCGCGACGAGCTCCCCGACTTGGTCCGCGATCCGCGCGCGAAAGCGCTGGCGAGCGCGTCCGTCATGCTGGAAGAGTTCCTCGCCGCCCTCCCTGACTGGCGGCCGGGGCGGCTGGAGCGGCGCGCCGTCGTCCACGGCCACTGCCACCAGAAGGCGATCGTGGGGATGGGGCCGACGAACGAGGTGCTGGGGCGGGTGGAGGGGCTGGAGTTCTCGGTGCTCGATTCGGGGTGCTGCGGGATGGCGGGGTCGTTCGGCTACGAGAGGGGGCACTACGAGGTGTCGAAGGCGTGCGGCGAGCGCGTCCTCTTCCCCGCCGTCCGCGCGGCGGAGGCCGACGACCTGGTGGTGGCCCCCGGCTTCAGCTGCCGCCACCAGATCGCCGACTTCTGCGACGGGCGCCCCACGCTGCACACGGCGGAGCTGTTGGCGATGGCGGAGGGCGCGGGAACCGGGGGCGGGCGATGA
- the gluQRS gene encoding tRNA glutamyl-Q(34) synthetase GluQRS: MTESHPYRGRFAPSPTGALHIGNARTALLAWLHARAAGGSFVMRVEDLDFGRVRPGIMEAQLDELRWLGLDWDEGPDAGGPHAPYVQSERVALYEDALRRLARDGHLFACGCSRRDIAAAASAPHAGEEGPRYSGMCRHQPVPADAVSLTRWAVSERALRFRVDDAEEEVCFDDGVQGRACFRPAADTGDFVVRRKDGVAAYQLAVVVDDATMGITDVVRGGDLLGSTARQILLFRALGLPAPRYAHVPLMLGADGERLAKRHGAVSLAELRGEGVAPEKVVGWLASTCGLADPGEHLHPAELVPRFHTARIPAAPTVVTGASLAALRTP; the protein is encoded by the coding sequence ATGACGGAATCGCACCCATACCGCGGCCGCTTTGCGCCGAGCCCCACGGGCGCGCTGCACATAGGCAACGCGCGCACGGCGCTGCTGGCGTGGCTGCACGCGCGGGCGGCGGGCGGCAGCTTCGTGATGCGGGTGGAGGACCTGGACTTCGGACGCGTGCGGCCGGGGATCATGGAGGCGCAGCTCGACGAGCTCCGCTGGCTGGGGCTGGACTGGGACGAGGGCCCGGACGCCGGCGGTCCGCACGCGCCGTACGTGCAGTCCGAGCGGGTCGCGCTCTACGAGGACGCACTGCGCCGCCTGGCCCGCGACGGCCACCTCTTCGCCTGCGGCTGCTCCCGGCGCGACATCGCGGCCGCCGCCAGCGCACCGCACGCCGGCGAGGAGGGCCCCCGATACTCCGGGATGTGCCGCCACCAACCCGTCCCCGCCGACGCCGTGAGCCTCACGCGCTGGGCGGTCTCCGAGCGCGCCCTCCGCTTCCGCGTGGACGATGCCGAAGAGGAGGTGTGCTTCGACGATGGCGTGCAGGGCCGCGCCTGCTTCCGCCCCGCCGCGGACACGGGCGACTTCGTGGTGCGGCGCAAGGACGGCGTGGCCGCATACCAGCTCGCGGTGGTGGTGGACGACGCCACGATGGGGATCACCGACGTGGTGCGCGGCGGCGACCTGCTGGGCTCCACCGCGCGCCAGATCCTTCTCTTCCGCGCGCTCGGCCTGCCCGCGCCGCGCTACGCCCACGTCCCGCTGATGCTGGGCGCGGACGGCGAGCGCCTCGCCAAGCGCCACGGCGCCGTCTCGCTGGCCGAGCTGCGCGGCGAAGGGGTCGCGCCGGAAAAGGTGGTGGGGTGGCTCGCCTCCACCTGTGGCCTCGCGGACCCCGGCGAGCACCTCCATCCCGCCGAGCTCGTCCCCCGCTTCCACACGGCGCGCATCCCCGCCGCGCCCACGGTGGTGACGGGCGCCTCGCTGGCGGCGCTGCGAACGCCTTGA
- a CDS encoding DUF4173 domain-containing protein, which yields MRFSWSANDFRHGRMALIAASVVSWASHFRVEDMPIAVLLIGFLHLGLAASLSLERRGWSARLVGVVLLLPSSAVAAIYTALTLVPAASGRPDPLRLITVVALSFAHAAQFWRLAGLPIPPLHPPRGAGVGRCYRIHLPSARRAGTPGGKDRSTMSMHETLDEPVIRVQEAPAPLSPNTRNALGVLGGAVAMGALGDALLRATPWGINLTLWTLGLVAAAVGLRRWAGFGAAGRAWVPMALVIAVLVAWRDSPTLKGFDIAALCLVLALAMHRARGARLRTGGVVAYAAGFARSTLETVAGLFVLAFEDVRWSEVARGRGAVFLLPLLRGLAIALPLLGIFAALLVAADAAFEGMMNRVFRLDGAVLVSHLFLGCAITWVSAGVLRTLSLGDERAESEEVKVPGPFLGVVEVATVLGLLNALFLSFVAVQLPYLFGSSPSAEVSHAQYARRGFFELVTVAGLVLPLLLGLHAAMRRSEPRHERVFRWMAGVQVALLFVIMASAMHRMRLYQAAFGLTELRLYTTAFMLWLAAVFAWFGATVLRGRRERFTFGALLMAGEALVILHAFNPDARIVHTNAARVAAERPFDARYAAGLSADAVPGLLAALPRATPIERCAAATRILRRWGPGTEADWRSWSLARGRARAAVRAQVKGLRAACAGMPAGAGNRGQHPRLSF from the coding sequence ATGCGCTTCTCGTGGTCGGCGAACGACTTCCGCCACGGGCGGATGGCGCTGATCGCCGCGAGCGTGGTGAGCTGGGCCTCGCACTTCCGGGTCGAGGACATGCCGATTGCCGTGCTGCTGATCGGCTTCCTTCACCTGGGGCTCGCGGCTTCGCTCAGCCTCGAGCGCCGGGGATGGAGCGCGCGCCTGGTCGGCGTGGTGCTCCTCCTGCCTAGCTCCGCCGTGGCAGCGATCTACACGGCGCTCACGCTCGTGCCCGCCGCCAGCGGGCGACCGGACCCCCTCCGGCTGATCACGGTGGTGGCGCTCTCTTTCGCTCACGCCGCGCAGTTCTGGCGGCTCGCCGGGCTCCCGATTCCGCCGCTGCACCCGCCTCGCGGCGCCGGTGTCGGACGATGCTACCGAATCCATCTTCCATCCGCACGCCGCGCCGGGACACCGGGCGGAAAGGATCGCAGCACGATGAGCATGCACGAGACGCTGGACGAGCCCGTCATCCGCGTTCAGGAGGCGCCCGCGCCGCTGAGCCCCAACACCCGCAACGCGCTGGGGGTGCTGGGCGGCGCCGTGGCGATGGGCGCGCTGGGCGACGCACTCCTCCGCGCGACGCCTTGGGGGATCAACCTGACGCTCTGGACGCTGGGGCTGGTCGCCGCCGCGGTGGGGCTGCGCCGCTGGGCCGGCTTTGGCGCCGCGGGGCGGGCGTGGGTGCCGATGGCGCTGGTGATCGCCGTCCTCGTGGCGTGGCGCGACTCGCCGACCCTGAAGGGGTTCGACATCGCCGCGCTCTGCCTGGTGCTGGCGCTGGCGATGCACCGCGCACGCGGCGCGCGGCTCCGCACCGGCGGCGTCGTCGCGTACGCCGCCGGCTTTGCGCGCAGCACGCTGGAGACGGTCGCGGGGCTGTTCGTGCTCGCGTTCGAGGACGTGCGCTGGAGCGAGGTGGCGCGCGGGCGCGGCGCCGTTTTCCTCCTCCCGCTGCTGCGCGGGCTGGCCATCGCGCTGCCGCTGCTGGGCATATTCGCCGCCCTCCTCGTCGCCGCCGACGCGGCGTTCGAGGGGATGATGAACCGCGTCTTCCGGCTCGATGGCGCCGTGCTGGTGTCGCACCTCTTCCTCGGCTGCGCCATCACCTGGGTGTCGGCGGGCGTGCTGCGCACCCTGTCACTGGGCGACGAGCGTGCGGAGTCGGAGGAGGTCAAGGTGCCCGGGCCATTCCTGGGGGTGGTGGAGGTGGCGACGGTGCTGGGGCTGCTGAACGCGCTCTTCCTCTCCTTCGTCGCCGTCCAGCTTCCGTACCTCTTCGGCTCGTCGCCCTCGGCGGAGGTATCACATGCGCAGTACGCGCGGCGCGGTTTCTTTGAGCTGGTGACGGTGGCCGGGCTGGTGCTTCCGCTGCTGCTGGGGCTGCACGCCGCCATGCGCCGCAGCGAGCCGCGGCACGAGCGGGTCTTCCGGTGGATGGCGGGGGTGCAGGTGGCGCTGCTCTTCGTGATCATGGCTTCGGCGATGCACCGCATGCGGCTCTACCAGGCTGCGTTCGGCCTCACCGAGTTGCGGCTGTACACGACGGCGTTCATGCTCTGGCTGGCGGCGGTGTTCGCCTGGTTCGGCGCGACGGTGCTGCGCGGGCGGCGCGAGCGCTTCACCTTTGGCGCGCTGTTGATGGCGGGCGAGGCGCTGGTGATCCTGCACGCCTTCAACCCGGATGCGCGCATCGTGCACACCAACGCCGCCCGCGTCGCCGCCGAGCGCCCCTTCGACGCCCGCTACGCCGCCGGCCTCAGCGCCGACGCCGTCCCGGGCCTCCTCGCCGCCCTTCCGCGCGCCACACCCATCGAGCGCTGCGCCGCCGCCACACGCATCCTGCGCCGCTGGGGGCCCGGGACGGAGGCCGACTGGCGGTCGTGGAGCCTCGCGCGCGGCCGTGCGCGCGCCGCGGTCCGCGCACAGGTGAAGGGGCTGCGCGCGGCGTGCGCGGGGATGCCGGCGGGCGCGGGGAACAGGGGACAGCACCCCCGTCTGTCGTTCTGA
- a CDS encoding di-trans,poly-cis-decaprenylcistransferase, giving the protein MRGIHVGVIMDGNGRWANARGLPRVAGHTEGARVVRRIVEVAPDLGVGMLTLYAFSSDNWGRPSREVSGLMRLFRSYLAAETQRCVENDIRMSIIGRRDRLPEALRRAIDGAEAATADGTRMHLRIALDYSSRDALLAAAARLAPDATRDDFAHALGGESPAPDVDLLVRTGGEQRLSDFLLWECAYAELYFTPRMWPDFDAGALGEAVAEFHRRERRFGRVPAAAAG; this is encoded by the coding sequence ATGAGGGGGATCCACGTGGGGGTGATCATGGACGGCAACGGGCGGTGGGCCAACGCGCGCGGGCTGCCGCGGGTGGCGGGGCACACCGAGGGCGCGCGGGTGGTGCGGCGCATCGTGGAGGTGGCGCCCGACCTGGGGGTGGGGATGCTGACGTTGTACGCCTTCTCGTCCGACAATTGGGGGCGCCCCTCGCGAGAGGTGAGCGGGCTGATGCGGCTCTTTCGCTCGTACCTGGCGGCGGAGACGCAGCGGTGCGTGGAGAACGACATCCGCATGAGCATCATCGGCCGTCGCGACCGGCTCCCCGAGGCGCTGCGCCGCGCCATCGATGGCGCCGAGGCAGCGACGGCGGACGGGACGCGGATGCACCTGCGCATCGCGCTCGACTACTCCTCGCGCGATGCCCTTCTCGCAGCCGCCGCGCGCCTGGCCCCGGATGCCACGCGCGACGACTTCGCCCATGCCCTGGGCGGCGAATCCCCCGCGCCCGACGTGGACCTCCTCGTACGCACGGGCGGCGAGCAGCGGCTGAGTGACTTCCTGCTGTGGGAGTGCGCTTACGCGGAGTTGTACTTCACGCCACGCATGTGGCCCGACTTCGACGCCGGCGCGCTGGGCGAGGCCGTCGCCGAGTTCCACCGCCGCGAGCGCCGCTTCGGCCGCGTGCCGGCCGCCGCGGCGGGGTGA
- a CDS encoding transcriptional regulator — protein MAEAKRDTRDGQDFSLRAVVGGAESGAAELDRLIHERVRLGIVSALAVNQSLSFNELKDMLSLTDGNLSVHARKLEEAGYVECTKSFEGRVPRTEFRLAETGRRALAAYLDHMEALIQAVRDG, from the coding sequence GTGGCTGAGGCGAAGCGCGATACGCGCGACGGGCAGGACTTCTCCCTCCGCGCCGTCGTAGGCGGGGCGGAGAGCGGGGCGGCCGAGCTCGACCGGCTGATCCACGAGCGCGTGCGCCTGGGGATCGTCAGCGCGCTCGCCGTCAACCAGTCGCTGTCGTTCAACGAGCTCAAGGACATGCTGAGCCTGACCGATGGCAACCTCAGCGTGCACGCCCGCAAGCTGGAAGAGGCGGGGTACGTGGAGTGCACCAAGAGCTTCGAGGGCCGCGTCCCCCGCACGGAGTTCCGCCTGGCCGAGACCGGGCGCCGCGCGCTGGCCGCGTACCTCGACCACATGGAAGCGCTGATCCAGGCCGTGCGGGACGGCTGA
- a CDS encoding ectonucleotide pyrophosphatase/phosphodiesterase, producing the protein MTLSRTRFSIAVLALLAATRALPAQTPDVVVQEERRNAPAQQAKPYVVLVSIDGFRPDYVETVPAPRIALFRRKGAAAPYMLPVFPSKTFPNHYSIITGMYPGTHGVVGNQMWDPVLRDSFRVGNLVTERNPRWYGGEPLWVTAERQGMLSAALYWPGSQVPIGGILPTYHARYDKSVPSGARMDQVLKWLRLPPDRRPHLVAVYLSEVDEGHHPPGTPEVRAAVTRVDSVLGLLLDGINGLPIAREVNVVLVSDHGIQDVRAGRTRFLADHIPLERVRVVGTGPTTSLFFDGDTAALERARTALRAGLPGAGVYRRAEIPARYHLSASPRAGDLLVEMPAPDLIAVRRPGPGTDPANHGYDPATPSMHAFFAAAGPAFRQRTRVPAFDNVHLYPLITTILRLRPNPAIDGRASVLAPLLR; encoded by the coding sequence ATGACATTGTCTCGCACACGCTTCTCCATCGCCGTGCTGGCGCTGCTGGCGGCCACCCGGGCACTGCCGGCGCAGACACCCGACGTGGTGGTGCAGGAGGAGCGGCGCAATGCGCCGGCGCAGCAGGCGAAGCCGTACGTGGTGCTCGTCTCGATCGACGGGTTCCGGCCGGACTACGTGGAGACGGTGCCCGCGCCCCGCATCGCCCTGTTCCGGCGCAAGGGGGCGGCGGCGCCGTACATGCTCCCGGTGTTCCCCTCCAAGACCTTCCCCAACCACTACTCCATCATCACCGGGATGTACCCCGGCACGCACGGGGTGGTGGGGAACCAGATGTGGGACCCGGTGCTCCGCGACTCGTTCAGGGTCGGCAACCTCGTCACGGAGCGGAACCCGCGCTGGTACGGGGGCGAGCCGCTCTGGGTGACCGCCGAGCGGCAGGGGATGCTGAGCGCGGCGCTGTACTGGCCCGGCTCGCAGGTGCCGATCGGGGGCATCCTCCCCACCTATCACGCGCGCTACGACAAGTCGGTGCCGAGCGGCGCGCGCATGGACCAGGTGCTCAAGTGGCTCCGTCTTCCTCCAGACCGCCGGCCGCACCTCGTCGCCGTCTACCTCTCGGAAGTGGACGAGGGGCACCATCCCCCCGGCACTCCCGAGGTGCGCGCGGCCGTCACGCGAGTGGACTCGGTGCTGGGTCTGCTGCTGGACGGGATCAACGGGCTCCCCATCGCGCGGGAGGTGAACGTGGTGCTGGTATCCGACCACGGGATACAGGACGTGCGCGCCGGGCGCACCCGGTTCCTCGCCGATCACATCCCGCTGGAAAGGGTGCGGGTGGTGGGGACCGGCCCCACGACGTCGCTCTTCTTCGACGGCGACACGGCCGCGCTGGAGCGGGCTCGCACGGCCTTGCGCGCGGGGCTCCCCGGCGCCGGCGTATACCGGCGCGCCGAGATCCCGGCGCGCTACCACCTCTCCGCGTCGCCGCGCGCGGGCGACCTCCTGGTGGAGATGCCAGCTCCCGACCTGATCGCCGTCCGCCGTCCCGGGCCCGGCACCGACCCCGCCAACCACGGCTACGACCCAGCGACCCCTTCGATGCACGCCTTCTTCGCCGCCGCGGGCCCCGCCTTTCGCCAGCGCACGCGCGTCCCGGCCTTCGACAACGTGCACCTCTACCCGCTCATCACCACCATCCTGCGCCTGCGCCCCAACCCCGCCATCGACGGACGCGCCTCGGTCCTGGCGCCGCTGCTCAGGTAA
- a CDS encoding DUF4276 family protein: MKEIRIYVEGGGDRDSKAAIRAAFSQFLDGYRLRARSRKLRWDVIACGSRESAYEKFCDAEDRHPDAFNLLLVDSEEPVQGTARQHLSRVNGWKLNTVSDEQVHLMVEAMESWFLTAPDKLAAYYGQGFAEGMLPANPNVESIPKADVLKGLDQATRGTKKGRYQKGSHAPEILKLLEPAEVSAPHCKQLLAALDRRLSAP, encoded by the coding sequence GTGAAGGAGATCCGCATTTACGTCGAGGGAGGTGGCGACCGAGACAGCAAAGCAGCCATCCGCGCGGCCTTCAGCCAGTTTCTGGATGGATATCGTCTGCGCGCCCGGTCGCGGAAGCTACGCTGGGACGTGATTGCATGTGGTTCTCGGGAAAGCGCTTACGAGAAGTTCTGCGATGCGGAGGACCGACATCCTGACGCGTTCAATTTGCTTCTGGTGGACTCCGAAGAACCCGTTCAGGGGACTGCTCGCCAACATCTCAGCCGTGTGAACGGGTGGAAGTTGAACACGGTATCTGACGAGCAGGTGCATCTGATGGTAGAAGCAATGGAATCGTGGTTCCTGACGGCACCCGACAAGCTTGCTGCCTACTATGGGCAGGGGTTCGCGGAAGGCATGTTGCCTGCGAACCCGAACGTTGAGTCGATTCCCAAAGCGGACGTCCTGAAAGGGCTGGACCAGGCTACACGCGGGACGAAGAAGGGACGATACCAGAAAGGAAGCCATGCGCCGGAGATCTTGAAGCTTTTGGAGCCGGCTGAAGTAAGCGCACCGCACTGCAAGCAGCTCCTGGCAGCGCTTGATCGCCGCCTATCTGCTCCGTGA
- a CDS encoding AAA family ATPase has translation MEGKRLIHRLKLTDFLSYGSAGVEIDLQPLNVLIGPNASGKSNLIEALGVLRAAPTDLAAYFREGGGVSEYIRRGAGKSGGATIMAWVDYSNYLAHQDVRYSLEFEQVNYRLDITSEAISAPVHRPGFPITYKPVFKSDRDGAIIRSYDAEGEAPKTIHLQQQGLKSNQSILSQRKDPVAYPELTHLASSFEGITLFQEWSFGRRNSARLPQGADLPTDFLLPDTKNLVLVLHDLAQRPDTRDKVEKYLRRLFEGAERIITKIQGGTVQLYVEEEGGEQIPAPRLSDGTLRYLSLLAILCHPSPPPLICIEEPELGLHPDVIPIVSELLKDASQRTQLVVTTHSDTLVSALSDQPESVIVCEAGIDGTSLRRLDRDGLATWLEKYSLGEVWRAGEIGGNRW, from the coding sequence ATGGAAGGCAAACGGCTCATCCACCGGTTGAAGCTCACGGACTTCCTCTCCTACGGAAGCGCCGGGGTGGAGATCGACCTCCAGCCGCTCAACGTCCTGATAGGCCCCAACGCTTCTGGGAAGTCCAACCTAATCGAGGCGCTTGGGGTTCTGCGTGCGGCGCCAACCGATCTTGCAGCGTACTTTCGGGAAGGCGGCGGTGTCAGCGAGTACATCCGCAGGGGCGCCGGCAAGTCTGGCGGCGCTACTATCATGGCATGGGTGGACTATTCGAACTATTTGGCTCACCAGGACGTCCGGTACAGTCTCGAGTTTGAGCAGGTTAACTACCGGCTCGACATAACTTCCGAAGCGATCAGCGCCCCAGTTCATCGGCCGGGCTTTCCAATCACGTATAAGCCCGTTTTCAAATCAGATCGGGATGGAGCCATAATCAGAAGTTATGACGCGGAGGGCGAGGCGCCCAAAACGATCCATTTACAACAACAGGGTCTAAAGTCGAACCAATCCATCCTGTCGCAGCGTAAAGATCCAGTTGCATACCCAGAACTGACGCATCTCGCGTCGTCGTTTGAGGGAATCACGCTCTTCCAAGAGTGGAGCTTCGGGAGGCGCAATTCTGCGCGGCTCCCGCAGGGTGCGGATCTACCGACGGATTTTTTGCTCCCGGACACGAAGAACCTCGTCCTGGTGCTTCATGACCTCGCGCAACGGCCGGACACGCGTGACAAGGTGGAGAAGTATCTCCGCCGGCTCTTTGAAGGAGCGGAACGTATCATCACGAAGATCCAAGGCGGAACCGTCCAGCTCTACGTGGAGGAGGAGGGTGGCGAGCAAATTCCAGCTCCGCGGCTCTCCGACGGTACCCTCCGGTATCTGAGTCTGCTCGCCATCCTCTGCCATCCGTCGCCCCCGCCCCTTATCTGCATCGAGGAGCCGGAACTGGGACTACACCCGGACGTGATTCCCATCGTCTCGGAGTTGCTCAAGGACGCATCACAGCGCACGCAACTCGTGGTTACGACGCACTCCGACACTCTGGTTTCCGCGCTTTCGGATCAGCCCGAGAGCGTAATCGTCTGTGAAGCCGGCATCGACGGCACCTCGCTCCGCCGCTTGGACCGCGATGGACTCGCGACGTGGCTGGAGAAGTACTCACTCGGCGAGGTCTGGCGTGCCGGAGAGATCGGGGGGAATCGCTGGTGA